The Halalkalicoccus subterraneus genome contains the following window.
AGACCCAGGAACTCCTGCTCGATATCGTCGACGGCTCGGACGCCCACGTCGGCGGCGTCTTCGCACTTATTGCCGCCGGAGACGAGGGGATCGAGCGCGCCCGGGCGCGAACCGACGCTCCGGTCGGCGCACTCGAACGCCTCGACTGAAAACGATGTGTGTACAGCTTTTCGGCGAGATAATACGAAAATACTTAAATAAGTGCGTTGTGCTACGACAACTCATGCATTATGGGGACCGCTGAACGCCTGCGGGCGTACTTCGACGTGACGGGGTCGGGAAGCGACGTCAGGACCGAGACCGTCGCCGGGATCACGACGTTCCTGGCGATGTCGTACATCATCCTGGTGAATCCGGTGATCCTCGCCGAGGCGATCACGGTCGAGGGCTACTCCACCCAGGAGGTCCAGCAGATGATCGCCATCGCAACCGTCCTCTCCGCCTTCGTCGCCACAGCCGTAATGGCCGTCTATGCCAACCGTCCGTTCGCGCTCGCACCGGGAATGGGGCTCAACGCCTTTTTCGCCTTCACCGTCGTCCTCGGGCTCGGGATCCCGTGGCAGACCGCGCTCGCAGCCGTCTTCGTCGAGGGGCTGCTCTTCATCGCCATCACGGCCGTCGGCGCGCGAAAGTACGTCATCGAACTGTTTCCCGAACCGGTGAAGTTCTCCGTCGGTGCGGGGATCGGGATCTACCTGCTCTTTATCGGCCTCCAGGAGATGCAACTGGTCGTCGCAGACGAGTCGACGCTGGTCGCCCTGGGGAATGTCGCCGCGAACCCCGTCGCTACGCTGGGCGTTCTCGGGCTTGCGGTCACGTTCGTCCTCTGGGCGCGCGGGATCAAGGGCGCGATCGTCATCGGGATCGTCGGCACGACCCTTCTCGGGTGGGCGCTCACAGTTGGAGGCGTCTTCTCACGGGGCGTCGTCACCCCCGAGACGTTCGCAAGCCCCCAGTACGACATCACGCCGCTTGCCGGTGCCTTCCTCGACGGGCTGGCCGACGTCGATCCGTTG
Protein-coding sequences here:
- a CDS encoding NCS2 family permease yields the protein MGTAERLRAYFDVTGSGSDVRTETVAGITTFLAMSYIILVNPVILAEAITVEGYSTQEVQQMIAIATVLSAFVATAVMAVYANRPFALAPGMGLNAFFAFTVVLGLGIPWQTALAAVFVEGLLFIAITAVGARKYVIELFPEPVKFSVGAGIGIYLLFIGLQEMQLVVADESTLVALGNVAANPVATLGVLGLAVTFVLWARGIKGAIVIGIVGTTLLGWALTVGGVFSRGVVTPETFASPQYDITPLAGAFLDGLADVDPLTFALVVFTFFVVDFFDTAGTLIGVSQFGGFLDEDGDLPEIEKPLMADAIGTTVGAMLGTSTVTTYIESSTGVEEGGRTGLTALVVAGLFLVSLVAIPLIAAIPAYASYIALVVVGIIMLQGVLDVDWNDPAWAVSGGLTITVMPLTYSIANGLAAGIIAYPVIKAAIGELDDVRLGQWLLAAVLVGYFYVQTSGMLL